In Synechococcus sp. A18-25c, a single window of DNA contains:
- a CDS encoding glycosyltransferase, with protein MRLSILVVSRTAGLVSTMLSSLNEALHVPSEEVEILCSWNGVTENEAQIQNESRYEFLVANRTPYHFASNMNELADKANGEVLLLINDDVVLDHNSIDAALDCHDEQPNTGLVGARLRDHNGWLTHAGILFDQRHSPYHQFDRLIGSEHHAVLGRPRAVPAATGAAMLIRRDHFQSLRFSTDYRVCGEDVELCLALRGQLNLNVIYCPLFSGEHSGEATRGNDQDQRGNSEDLTRMRALHERFLNTASPNQLRVELAASVAEADALRSLETHRRQEGQEISQLLAELKKIDQKKEAEKLTVNPAIQTELTHLREQTHALQLSRLKLEQKLKRANQGY; from the coding sequence ATGCGCCTCTCCATCCTGGTGGTGTCCCGTACAGCAGGCCTTGTGAGCACCATGCTGAGCAGCCTCAACGAGGCCCTGCATGTCCCTAGCGAGGAGGTTGAAATCCTTTGCTCATGGAACGGCGTAACAGAAAATGAGGCCCAAATCCAAAACGAATCCAGATACGAATTTTTGGTCGCAAACCGGACGCCATACCACTTTGCTAGCAACATGAACGAGCTGGCCGACAAAGCCAACGGAGAAGTATTACTGCTGATCAACGATGACGTTGTTCTCGATCACAACAGCATCGATGCAGCATTGGACTGTCACGATGAACAACCCAACACAGGTCTGGTGGGTGCACGGTTGCGTGATCACAACGGATGGCTAACCCATGCGGGGATCTTGTTCGACCAAAGACATTCTCCTTATCACCAGTTCGATCGCCTGATCGGGTCAGAGCACCATGCTGTGCTGGGTAGACCAAGGGCGGTGCCTGCAGCCACTGGGGCCGCGATGCTGATCCGCCGTGATCACTTTCAATCATTGCGCTTTAGCACCGACTATCGGGTCTGCGGAGAGGATGTCGAACTTTGCCTGGCACTCAGAGGACAGCTAAATCTCAATGTGATTTACTGCCCCCTCTTCAGCGGCGAACATAGCGGTGAAGCCACTCGCGGCAATGACCAGGATCAACGTGGCAACAGTGAGGACCTAACACGCATGCGCGCATTGCATGAGCGCTTCCTCAATACCGCGAGTCCCAATCAGCTTCGAGTTGAACTAGCCGCAAGCGTTGCTGAAGCCGATGCGCTTCGATCACTGGAAACCCATCGGCGTCAAGAAGGCCAAGAGATTAGTCAACTGTTGGCTGAGCTGAAAAAAATTGATCAGAAAAAAGAGGCTGAAAAACTGACTGTCAATCCTGCAATCCAGACTGAGCTCACTCATTTACGGGAGCAAACCCATGCCCTTCAATTATCAAGACTGAAACTGGAGCAGAAGCTCAAACGTGCAAACCAGGGGTATTGA